A genomic region of Bombus pyrosoma isolate SC7728 linkage group LG6, ASM1482585v1, whole genome shotgun sequence contains the following coding sequences:
- the LOC122568210 gene encoding arginine kinase-like — MLFQILIRLLVKFLQLFDVISLLFLAVMIRGTKGEHTESEGGIYDISNKRRLGLTEREVVFEMRNGVLELIKQEKQLQED, encoded by the exons ATGCTATTCCAAATACTGATACGattattggtaaaatttttgCAGTTATTTGATGTCATATCTTTGTTATTTCTCGCGGTAATG ATAAGAGGCACCAAGGGCGAGCATACGGAGAGCGAAGGAGGCATCTACGATATCAGCAACAAACGTCGGCTGGGCTTGACCGAGAGGGAAGTGGTTTTCGAAATGAGAAACGGGGTGCTTGAATTGATCAAACAGGAGAAACAACTACAAGAAGACTAG